In Luteitalea sp., the genomic window GAGGGAAACCTGCGCGCGAGCGGCCAGCTCCGCCAGCCGCTCCTCTGGGCAGAGGAAGTCGCAGGCGATCTCCGCTTGCAGGTCGACGAGACCGGCCACGCCCGGCTGCATTACGTCAACCTCTTGGCGAAACAGCCACGCCGCGCACGGGCATTGCTCGGTCTGGCACGGGCAGAGCGCCTGCGCGACCAGCCTGCCGCGGCTGGCGCGGCCTACCGCCGCTTTCTCGAGGTCTGGGGCCAGGCGGATGCGGGGCGGCCCGAGCTCGACGAGGCGCGGACGTTTCTAGCAGAGGGCGCGTTCGGCGAACGCGCCCTACCATAGGCAGGAGGTAGGGACGCCTCGCCGAGGCGTCCGTTACTGATCCCGGCGTCAGCTGAGTTACACTATTTGGATGTTCGCCGGTACTTTCCGGCAGGGAGAAGGGGACAACCTATGAGTGACGCTGGAGAGGGCCTAATCGACGCCGAGGCCCGGTTACAAGAGCAGCTTGACGCACGTGAGCATGACCGTCGCCGGCGAGGACTGGCGGCTGGTCTCGACCCCGAGCGGGTGCGGCAACTCGAATCGTGGCGTCTCGCTCGGGCCGAGCTCCTCAGCCAGCTCGAGGCGACGCAACATCCCGTCCGGCGCGAGCAGCTCGCCCTGGCAATCGCCGAGCTCGACCGGCGCCTCGCCGAATAGAGCAGGAATCAGGATTCAGGAAATAGAAAACGGGAAACGGGACGGAAACCGTGGGAATCGGGGCTCCGGCGTCAGCCAGGGGCGGCGAGCGGGCGGCCGACCTGCAACGCTTGCCTCAGGCTGGACCGTGCTCCCTTTAACCCTGATCGCTCGCAGTCCTTCCTGACCATGCTGATGCCTGACCCTACACGTGATTCCCGATTCCTGAATCCCGATTCCTGATTTCATGTCCTTCGTCCGCTGCGCCGCGGCGTACGCAGTACACGTCTACACGGCCTCTGGCGCGCTTTGTGCGTTGGCGGCGCTTGGTCCAATCACACGGCACGATTCAAGGACCGCGTTCCTGTGGTTATCGCTGGCCGTCATCATCGACGCCAGTGACGGTGCGCTCGCGCGTTTGGTCCGCGTTCGCGAGCACGCGCCCCTCATCGATGGCGCCCGCCTCGACGATATCGTCGACTATCTGACGTACGTCCTCGTCCCCGTGCTGCTCTTGCTGGAGGCGGGCATGTTTCCGGCGGGCTGGGGTGCTCTGGCTGCGAGCGCTGTCCTCCTGGCAAGCGCGCTAGGTTTTGCGCGGCGCGACGCCAAGTCAGCGGATCACTTCTTCACCGGATTTCCATCCTATTGGAACGTCGTCGCTCTCTATCTCGTCGCGTTCGAGTGGTCGCCGTTCACCAACATGTTGGTCGTGTCGTTGTTCGTCGTGTTGGTGTTCGTGCCGATCGGGTACGTCTACCCCTCGCAGATTCCCACGCTTCGTCTCCTGACGGTAGCCTGGTGCGCGGTGTGGGGCATTCAGGTGCTGGCGATTATCTGGGCGTTGCCTGACGTCAGCCGCACGTTGCTCTGGAGCTCGCTAGCATTCCCGGTGTACTACGGGACGTTGTCCATTGTGCTGCATACGCACCGCCCAAGGATTCATCGCAGCGGCGCGTGTTGACTGCTGACCGTCATGGCGCGAGACCTGAAGGCCCCGCGCTACGCCGAGACTTTGAGTGCGTAGCGCGCGGGCTCTAGCCCGCGCGTCCTCCAGTGCTGGCGCCTGGTTCGCTGCCGTTGAGCCAGGCGCGGAGGTTCGCGCGCTGCGCGTCGGTCGCATCCGAATCCACTTCCAGCGTCCAACGGTCAGCTGCTGGTTCTTCTCCCAGCGTGATATCGAGGTGCATCAGTTGGTCCCGTCGTGCCACGAGCATCGACACGTTGCTGCCCGGTTGGTAGCTCGCGAGCCGCCGATCGAGCTGCCCACGCTCAGGGGGCACGCGGAAGTCATCGATCGCCAAGATCTCGTCATCCGCGTTGAGGCCTCCGTCGAAGGCAGGCGAATCTCTCACCACTCCTGTCGCAACGAGACGCCCCTCCTTCACAGCCGTCTCCGTACCGAGCCACGCCTTGGAGCGGCGATTTGGATCAGTCGGTTTGAAGCGGAGGCCGTACCACTCGAGCGCCGCGCTGTAATCGAGCTCCTTGGTCGTATCAATGGCATCCTGTAGCCATGACTCCAGGTCTACGCCTGCGACCTCGGTGAATGTTTGCCTGAGCTCCGCTTGCGTGTACCCACGAGGGCCCGCGAAGCGCTCGTACGCGAGCCGCATCGCATCGTCGAGCGATTGCCGTCCATTGGTCGCCTGCCGAATCCTGGCGTCGAGCAGAAACCCGACGACGGCGCCCTTGGTGTAG contains:
- a CDS encoding CDP-diacylglycerol O-phosphatidyltransferase — protein: MSFVRCAAAYAVHVYTASGALCALAALGPITRHDSRTAFLWLSLAVIIDASDGALARLVRVREHAPLIDGARLDDIVDYLTYVLVPVLLLLEAGMFPAGWGALAASAVLLASALGFARRDAKSADHFFTGFPSYWNVVALYLVAFEWSPFTNMLVVSLFVVLVFVPIGYVYPSQIPTLRLLTVAWCAVWGIQVLAIIWALPDVSRTLLWSSLAFPVYYGTLSIVLHTHRPRIHRSGAC